One segment of Primulina tabacum isolate GXHZ01 chromosome 6, ASM2559414v2, whole genome shotgun sequence DNA contains the following:
- the LOC142549770 gene encoding EID1-like F-box protein 2 isoform X2 encodes MNLTKQLRCLHSSSCVCTKGHLSEEVIFLVFNHLNWNPKLIAALSCACKWFDDLAKRVLWKEFCKTRAPKMMLDLQSSGSHSVDGNWRALGKLLVYCFGCKEDGLFNNIQIPGHFVYRTRFSRTSGKSFLLPQCRTDVLYVSDPCEHLDQGDEGDIGFFRGIFKSFAASKVRKMLIQRVAPLHPTEVCPYCKAKLWNMLAANMIPPSATCRLGAYEESIEYYVCLNGHVLGICTLLPLSDTDEPSEE; translated from the coding sequence ATGAATCTCACAAAGCAATTGCGATGCTTACATTCATCAAGTTGTGTTTGCACGAAAGGGCATCTCAGCGAAGAAGTCATATTCCTAGTTTTCAATCATTTGAATTGGAACCCAAAATTGATTGCTGCACTTTCTTGTGCTTGCAAATGGTTTGATGATCTAGCTAAACGTGTTCTTTGGAAAGAGTTCTGTAAGACACGAGCCCCTAAAATGATGCTTGATTTGCAGTCTAGTGGAAGCCATAGTGTGGATGGTAACTGGAGGGCACTTGGCAAGCTACTTGTGTACTGTTTCGGATGTAAAGAAGATGGTTTGTTCAATAATATCCAAATCCCTGGCCACTTTGTTTACAGAACACGATTCTCAAGGACATCGGGAAAGAGCTTCCTATTACCACAATGTCGGACAGATGTTTTATATGTCTCTGATCCTTGCGAACATCTAGACCAAGGGGACGAAGGGGACATTGGTTTTTTTCGTGGGATATTTAAATCCTTCGCGGCATCGAAGGTTAGGAAGATGCTGATTCAGAGGGTTGCTCCTCTTCATCCAACGGAGGTATGTCCCTATTGTAAGGCTAAGCTGTGGAACATGCTGGCTGCTAATATGATACCACCGAGTGCTACTTGTCGATTGGGTGCTTATGAAGAAAGCATCGAGTATTATGTGTGCCTTAACGGGCATGTTCTTGGGATTTGTACCCTCTTGCCCTTATCGGATACAGATGAACCGTCAGAGGAGTGA
- the LOC142549770 gene encoding EID1-like F-box protein 2 isoform X1, which translates to MEERTMNLTKQLRCLHSSSCVCTKGHLSEEVIFLVFNHLNWNPKLIAALSCACKWFDDLAKRVLWKEFCKTRAPKMMLDLQSSGSHSVDGNWRALGKLLVYCFGCKEDGLFNNIQIPGHFVYRTRFSRTSGKSFLLPQCRTDVLYVSDPCEHLDQGDEGDIGFFRGIFKSFAASKVRKMLIQRVAPLHPTEVCPYCKAKLWNMLAANMIPPSATCRLGAYEESIEYYVCLNGHVLGICTLLPLSDTDEPSEE; encoded by the exons ATGGAG GAGAGGACTATGAATCTCACAAAGCAATTGCGATGCTTACATTCATCAAGTTGTGTTTGCACGAAAGGGCATCTCAGCGAAGAAGTCATATTCCTAGTTTTCAATCATTTGAATTGGAACCCAAAATTGATTGCTGCACTTTCTTGTGCTTGCAAATGGTTTGATGATCTAGCTAAACGTGTTCTTTGGAAAGAGTTCTGTAAGACACGAGCCCCTAAAATGATGCTTGATTTGCAGTCTAGTGGAAGCCATAGTGTGGATGGTAACTGGAGGGCACTTGGCAAGCTACTTGTGTACTGTTTCGGATGTAAAGAAGATGGTTTGTTCAATAATATCCAAATCCCTGGCCACTTTGTTTACAGAACACGATTCTCAAGGACATCGGGAAAGAGCTTCCTATTACCACAATGTCGGACAGATGTTTTATATGTCTCTGATCCTTGCGAACATCTAGACCAAGGGGACGAAGGGGACATTGGTTTTTTTCGTGGGATATTTAAATCCTTCGCGGCATCGAAGGTTAGGAAGATGCTGATTCAGAGGGTTGCTCCTCTTCATCCAACGGAGGTATGTCCCTATTGTAAGGCTAAGCTGTGGAACATGCTGGCTGCTAATATGATACCACCGAGTGCTACTTGTCGATTGGGTGCTTATGAAGAAAGCATCGAGTATTATGTGTGCCTTAACGGGCATGTTCTTGGGATTTGTACCCTCTTGCCCTTATCGGATACAGATGAACCGTCAGAGGAGTGA
- the LOC142549774 gene encoding cyclic nucleotide-gated ion channel 2-like, with translation MASHTPGPRFFLSRWFGLFRRDSVQPSSRDDGEDNQISGGAGECYACSTQVGAPVFHSTSCDKADKPEWEASAGSSLIPIKNQPSKALNTRPDAGRLRAFGRVLDPRSKRVQRWNRAILLARGVSLAVDPLFFYALSIGRGDSPCLYMDGSMAVIVTVLRTCVDGVHLFHLWLQFRLAFVSRESLVVGCGKLVWNPRAIAAHYLRSFRGFWFDVFVILPIPQAVFWLVVPRLIKEERIKLIMTILLLIFLFQFLPKVYHCLSLMRRMQKVTGYIFGTIWWGFGLNLLAYLIASHVAGGCWYVLAIERVASCLQHHCSGTNSCNLPLSCSAEVCYQFILSSGTVANPCGNNTTVIVRKPLCLDVNGPYRYGIYGWALPVVSSNSVSVKILYPIFWGLMTLSTFGNDLEPTSNWSEVMFSICNVLSGLMLFTLLIGNIQVFLHAVMAKKRKNQLRCRDMEWWMKRRQLPTQLRQRVRRYERQRWTALDGDDEMDLISYLPDGLRRDIKRFLCLDLVKKVPLFDSLDDLILDNICDRVKPLVFSKDEKIIREGDPVQRMVFIVRGRAKSSQKLSRGMVATSLLEPGGFFGDELLHWCLRRPFMDRLPASSSTFTCIESIEAFALDSKDLRYITDHFRYKFANERLKRTARYYSSNWRTWAAVNIQLAWKRYMQRNNLYALSPGSGDDDRRLRQYAAFFMSIRPHDHLE, from the exons ATGGCTTCTCATACTCCAGGCCCCCGTTTCTTTCTCTCAAG GTGGTTTGGATTATTCCGGAGAGATTCTGTTCAACCTAGCAGCAGGGACGACGGTGAGGACAATCAAATATCGGGCGGCGCTGGTGAATGTTACGCGTGTAGTACCCAAGTGGGAGCCCCTGTTTTCCACTCCACCAGCTGCGACAAAGCCGACAAGCCGGAGTGGGAGGCGTCAGCGGGTTCTTCCTTGATCCCGATAAAAAACCAGCCGAGCAAAGCCCTTAACACCCGACCCGATGCAGGCCGACTGAGAGCATTCGGAAGAGTGTTGGACCCCCGGAGCAAACGCGTGCAGCGATGGAACCGAGCGATTCTGTTGGCGCGAGGGGTGTCGCTGGCGGTAGACCCCCTGTTCTTCTACGCGCTGTCCATCGGACGAGGCGACTCGCCGTGTCTGTACATGGACGGAAGCATGGCTGTTATCGTGACGGTGCTGCGTACCTGCGTTGATGGGGTTCACTTATTCCATCTGTGGTTGCAGTTTCGGCTGGCTTTCGTCTCGAGGGAGTCGCTGGTCGTCGGCTGCGGGAAGCTCGTGTGGAACCCGCGCGCCATCGCCGCTCACTACCTGCGGTCCTTCCGGGGATTCTGGTTTGATGTTTTTGTGATTCTTCCCATTCCTCAG GCTGTATTTTGGTTAGTGGTGCCAAGATTAATCAAAGAGGAGAGGATAAAGCTTATAATGACAATTCTCTTACTGATCTTCTTGTTCCAGTTCCTCCCTAAGGTCTATCACTGCTTATCTTTAATGAGAAGAATGCAAAAGGTGACAGGCTACATCTTCGGCACAATTTGGTGGGGTTTCGGCCTTAATCTTTTGGCATATTTAATCGCTTCTCAT GTCGCAGGTGGATGTTGGTATGTTCTTGCTATAGAGCGTGTAGCATCTTGCCTACAACATCATTGTAGCGGAACCAATTCGTGCAATCTACCTCTGTCGTGCTCTGCGGAGGTTTGTTACCAGTTTATACTGTCGTCCGGTACTGTGGCGAATCCTTGTGGGAATAACACCACCGTGATTGTCAGAAAGCCGTTGTGCTTGGATGTAAATGGGCCGTATCGCTATGGGATATATGGATGGGCTCTTCCCGTAGTATCCAGCAACTCGGTTTCTGTCAAGATTCTTTATCCCATTTTCTGGGGATTGATGACTCTTAG CACTTTTGGGAATGACTTGGAGCCGACGAGCAATTGGTCCGAAGTAATGTTCAGTATATGCAATGTGCTTAGTGGATTGATGTTATTCACTCTGTTGATAGGAAATATTCAG GTGTTTCTGCATGCGGTTATGGCAAAGAAGAGAAAGAATCAGCTGAGATGCCGAGACATGGAATGGTGGATGAAGAGAAGACAATTGCCCACGCAACTTAGGCAAAGAGTTAGACGTTATGAACGACAGAGATGGACGGCCTTGGACGGCGACGATGAGATGGATTTGATTTCCTACTTACCAGATGGACTTAGGAGGGACATTAAACGATTTCTTTGCCTTGATCTGGTTAAAAAG GTTCCCTTATTTGATAGCTTGGACGATCTCATTTTGGACAACATATGCGACCGTGTGAAGCCACTTGTTTTCTCCAAAGACGAAAAG ATAATACGAGAGGGAGACCCCGTGCAGCGGATGGTGTTCATTGTGCGTGGCCGTGCGAAAAGCAGCCAAAAACTCAGCAGAGGGATGGTGGCCACGAGCCTGCTAGAGCCCGGTGGATTCTTTGGGGACGAGCTTTTACATTGGTGCCTTCGCCGCCCTTTTATGGACAGACTTCCTGCCtcttcttcaacatttacatgCATTGAATCGATCGAAGCATTTGCTCTAGACTCCAAAGATCTTCGCTACATCACGGACCATTTTCGTTACAAATTCGCCAACGAGAGGCTCAAGCGAACTGCGAGGTACTATTCCTCTAATTGGAGGACATGGGCTGCCGTTAATATCCAGTTGGCCTGGAAGCGTTACATGCAGAGGAACAATCTTTATGCCCTTAGTCCAGGCAGTGGCGATGATGACAGGCGGCTTCGGCAGTATGCTGCATTCTTTATGTCGATTCGACCACATGATCATCTCGAATGA
- the LOC142550305 gene encoding phosphatidylinositol 3,4,5-trisphosphate 3-phosphatase and protein-tyrosine-phosphatase PTEN1-like translates to MSPFISSLWPLKKKPQIFIRASHYCIFLILGPNLVAFDLLWLIQESNLNQTARQIRATLIWLRPDGVKVFKERATKGRILNLKHVQNRLLNCLWRNYTRNLVSKKRRRMLVAGYDLDMTYVTDRLLAMSFPAERMRAMYRNPLRQRYHSDDNHVPPIPIIKAFCEDVHSWLSSDPKNIAVMHCMAEKGRTGLMVSSYLVYTGMSAEKAMDVYAEKRTTNNGVSIPSQRRYVGYWEKLLSSPEGVNLGHFHVNLPTPCERDLERIRLYDTINIDQIFVAVSELQENPGQRYYPPAEVSKSCCRKIKKRYERSIIPQYYYSLVGTKIDTTCE, encoded by the exons ATGAGCCCTTTCATCTCCTCATTGTGGCCCCTTAAGAAAAAGCCTCAGATTTTCATAAGGGCATCCCATTACTGCATTTTCTTGATTCTTGGACCAAATTTGGTGGCGTTTGATTTACTTTGGTTGATTCAAGAATCCAACCTGAATCAAACTGCAAGACAAATACGTGCTACTTTGATTTGGTTG CGGCCAGATGGGGTTAAAGTTTTCAAGGAAAGAGCAACAAAGGGCCGTATTTTGAATCTGAAACATGTTCAGAATCGCCTGTTGAATTGTCTATGGAGGAATTATACACGAAATTTGGTGTCAAAGAAAAGGAGGAGAATGCTAGTCGCGGGCTATGATCTTGATATGACTTACGTAACTGATAGATTATTAGCGATGTCATTCCCTGCAGAACGTATGCGAGCCATGTATCGCAATCCTCTACGGCAG AGATACCACTCTGATGATAACCATGTTCCTCCAATTCCAATTATCAAGGCCTTCTGTGAAGATGTCCATTCTTGGTTATCTAGTGATCCAAAGAACATTGCAGTTATGCACTGCATG GCAGAAAAGGGTCGAACTGGGTTAATGGTATCTTCTTATCTAGTCTACACTGGCATGTCAGCAGAGAAAGCAATGGATGTATATGCGGAGAAAAGAACCACGAACAACGGA GTCTCAATACCAAGCCAACGCCGGTACGTTGGATACTGGGAGAAGTTGCTTTCTTCTCCTGAAGGGGTTAACCTTGGTCATTTTCATGTCAATTTACCTACTCCATGTGAAAGAGATTTAGAGCGTATTCGATTATATGACACAATCAACATTGATCAGATCTTTGTCGCGGTCTCTGAGTTGCAAGAG AATCCTGGGCAGCGGTATTACCCTCCAGCAGAAGTCTCCAAGAGCTGTtgcagaaaaattaaaaaaagatatgaaagatcAATCATCCCTCAATATTATTACTCATTAGTAGGCACAAAGATAGACACGACATGTGAATAA